A genome region from Neptunomonas japonica JAMM 1380 includes the following:
- a CDS encoding cupin domain-containing protein, whose amino-acid sequence MDVGERLKQIRKLKGISQRELAKRAGVTNSTISMIEKNGVSPSVSSLKKILACVPISIGDFFTDEAEPEKVVFRADEQPDVGTDKVKLLLIGATVKERTTNIMREYYPPGADTGADMLQHDGEEGGVVLKGVIELTVGLDVYNLEEGDGYYFSSTIPHRFRNTSNEECQIISSNPAS is encoded by the coding sequence GTGGATGTTGGTGAGAGATTAAAACAGATACGTAAGCTTAAAGGGATTTCCCAGCGTGAGTTGGCGAAGCGTGCTGGTGTTACGAATAGCACAATATCGATGATAGAAAAAAATGGAGTAAGCCCTTCTGTTAGTTCTCTTAAAAAAATCCTAGCGTGTGTTCCTATCTCTATTGGTGATTTCTTTACGGATGAAGCAGAGCCTGAAAAGGTGGTTTTTCGTGCAGATGAGCAGCCAGATGTGGGAACTGACAAGGTTAAGTTGCTTTTAATTGGGGCAACAGTAAAAGAGCGTACTACTAATATAATGCGTGAATACTACCCGCCCGGCGCTGATACTGGAGCTGACATGTTGCAGCATGATGGAGAGGAGGGTGGTGTTGTTCTAAAAGGTGTTATTGAGCTGACCGTTGGGCTTGATGTTTATAACCTAGAAGAGGGAGATGGATACTATTTTAGCAGCACCATCCCTCATCGTTTTAGAAACACTTCCAATGAAGAGTGTCAGATCATTAGCTCCAATCCAGCAAGCTAG
- the gabT gene encoding 4-aminobutyrate--2-oxoglutarate transaminase yields the protein MTTNKEMQARRENSVARGAANITQFYAEKAVNAEVWDVEGKRYIDFAGGIGVLNIGHLHPKVVAAVESQLHKLMHTCFHVMPYEPYIALAEKLNDITPGSHAKKTLLLNTGAEAVENAVKVARAATGRSAVIAFNGAFHGRTMMGMALTGKVVPYKQGFGPFPAEVFHAPYPNAYYGVSAEDSLNAVKNLLKTDVDPGRVAAIIIEPVQGEGGFYQAPTEFMQSLRALCDEHGILMIVDEVQSGFARTGKMFAIEHSGVTPDFICMAKSLAGGMTLSALVGSADLMDVPGPGSIGSTYGGSPMACAAALATIEVIEEEGLLERSNEVGQLITSRFLAMKESGLTCIDHVRATGGMIACELFDEQGNPNPDLAKQLVAKATANGLLLLSCGTFANTIRVLVPLTASNALIEEGLDIMENCLREL from the coding sequence ATGACAACGAATAAAGAGATGCAAGCACGCCGTGAAAACTCGGTAGCTCGTGGTGCGGCGAATATCACTCAGTTTTATGCAGAAAAAGCAGTCAACGCTGAAGTTTGGGATGTTGAAGGTAAGCGTTATATCGACTTTGCTGGCGGTATTGGTGTATTGAATATTGGGCATTTACACCCAAAAGTTGTAGCGGCTGTTGAATCTCAGCTACATAAGCTAATGCATACTTGTTTTCATGTAATGCCTTACGAGCCGTACATTGCATTAGCTGAAAAGCTAAATGATATTACACCTGGTAGCCATGCCAAGAAAACATTGTTGCTAAACACGGGTGCTGAGGCTGTTGAGAATGCAGTTAAAGTTGCGCGCGCAGCGACAGGTCGCTCGGCAGTTATCGCTTTTAACGGTGCATTTCATGGTCGTACGATGATGGGTATGGCGCTGACAGGTAAGGTTGTACCTTATAAGCAAGGGTTTGGTCCTTTCCCTGCTGAGGTTTTCCATGCTCCTTACCCTAATGCGTATTACGGTGTTTCAGCTGAAGATTCACTTAATGCTGTTAAAAACTTGCTGAAAACAGATGTTGATCCTGGCCGCGTAGCGGCGATTATTATTGAGCCTGTTCAAGGTGAAGGCGGTTTTTATCAGGCGCCTACAGAGTTTATGCAATCTCTGCGTGCTCTATGTGATGAGCATGGCATCTTGATGATTGTTGATGAAGTTCAGTCTGGTTTTGCTCGAACTGGTAAAATGTTTGCTATTGAACACTCTGGTGTGACACCTGACTTCATCTGCATGGCAAAAAGCTTGGCAGGTGGTATGACGCTGTCTGCTTTAGTAGGTAGTGCTGATCTAATGGACGTTCCAGGTCCCGGCAGTATCGGTAGTACTTATGGTGGTAGCCCTATGGCATGTGCCGCTGCATTAGCGACTATCGAAGTAATCGAAGAGGAAGGTTTGCTTGAGCGTAGTAATGAAGTAGGGCAGCTAATCACTTCTCGCTTCTTGGCTATGAAAGAATCTGGGCTAACGTGTATTGATCATGTTCGTGCAACCGGTGGTATGATTGCATGTGAGCTGTTTGACGAGCAAGGTAATCCGAACCCTGACTTGGCAAAACAGCTAGTCGCTAAAGCTACAGCGAATGGGCTGTTACTGCTTTCTTGTGGTACTTTTGCAAATACAATTCGTGTACTCGTTCCATTGACAGCTTCTAATGCGTTAATTGAAGAGGGATTGGATATTATGGAAAACTGCTTACGCGAGCTGTAA
- a CDS encoding NAD-dependent succinate-semialdehyde dehydrogenase gives MLSLKDASLLKTQAFIDGEWQSALSGQTMPVLDPATGQQIAEVPDMRVQETQQAIAAAEKAFPLWKAKTAKERALILRRWFELIVEAKDDLAQLMTAEQGKPLSEASGEVLYGASFVEWYAEEGKRVYGDLIPAQAADKRIMVSKEPIGVVAAVTPWNFPNAMITRKCAPALAAGCTMVLKPAEDTPLSALALMVLAERAGIPKGVINVVTTAQPAVIGRVLTDSPVVRKLSFTGSTGVGKQLMRQCADTVKKMSLELGGNAPLIIFDDANIDKAVQGAVISKFRNAGQTCVCTNRILVQSSVYDEFVEKFNKAVNELTVGHGLQGAFDQGPMINQAAIGKVSELLEDAVQKGARLVCGGQEHTLGGTFYQPTIIADVTNEMRVAREEIFGPIAPVFRFETEAEAIAMANDTEYGLAAYFYANDLSRVWRVSEGLEYGMVAVNEGVLSTEVAPFGGVKESGIGREGSRYGIDEYLEMKYTLLGGIN, from the coding sequence ATGTTATCACTAAAAGACGCGAGTTTACTTAAAACGCAAGCCTTCATAGATGGCGAATGGCAAAGTGCATTAAGTGGCCAGACAATGCCTGTTTTAGACCCTGCAACGGGTCAGCAGATTGCTGAAGTTCCGGATATGCGCGTGCAAGAAACTCAGCAAGCTATTGCTGCTGCAGAGAAAGCTTTTCCGTTGTGGAAAGCAAAAACAGCGAAAGAGCGTGCGCTTATCTTGCGTCGTTGGTTTGAATTAATTGTTGAAGCAAAAGATGACCTAGCGCAGCTGATGACAGCTGAACAAGGTAAGCCTCTGAGTGAAGCCTCGGGTGAAGTTTTGTATGGTGCTTCCTTCGTTGAGTGGTATGCAGAAGAAGGTAAGCGTGTATATGGTGACTTAATTCCAGCACAAGCTGCTGATAAACGCATTATGGTAAGTAAAGAGCCTATCGGAGTTGTTGCAGCCGTTACGCCTTGGAACTTCCCTAACGCGATGATCACTCGTAAATGTGCTCCAGCACTCGCAGCTGGTTGTACCATGGTATTGAAGCCTGCGGAAGATACACCTTTATCAGCACTCGCTTTGATGGTGCTAGCTGAACGCGCTGGTATTCCTAAAGGTGTTATCAATGTAGTGACTACGGCACAGCCTGCGGTAATTGGGCGTGTTCTAACAGATAGCCCTGTCGTGCGTAAGCTATCATTTACTGGCTCAACAGGTGTTGGGAAACAGTTGATGAGACAGTGTGCTGACACAGTTAAGAAGATGTCTCTTGAGCTGGGTGGTAATGCACCACTTATCATTTTTGATGATGCAAACATAGATAAAGCAGTTCAGGGAGCGGTTATTTCGAAGTTCCGTAATGCTGGACAAACTTGTGTGTGTACTAACCGTATTTTGGTGCAGTCCAGTGTTTACGATGAGTTTGTAGAAAAGTTCAACAAAGCAGTAAATGAGTTGACTGTAGGTCATGGTTTGCAGGGCGCTTTTGATCAGGGTCCAATGATTAATCAAGCAGCCATTGGCAAGGTATCTGAGTTGTTGGAAGATGCGGTTCAAAAAGGCGCACGTCTAGTGTGTGGTGGCCAAGAGCATACGTTGGGCGGCACTTTTTATCAGCCAACCATCATCGCTGATGTGACCAATGAAATGCGTGTTGCTCGTGAAGAAATATTTGGCCCTATCGCACCGGTATTTCGTTTTGAAACCGAAGCAGAAGCCATCGCAATGGCCAATGATACTGAATATGGCTTGGCAGCTTACTTCTATGCAAACGACCTAAGTCGTGTATGGCGTGTATCAGAAGGGCTTGAGTACGGAATGGTTGCCGTCAATGAAGGTGTGCTGTCTACCGAAGTGGCTCCTTTTGGTGGCGTTAAAGAATCAGGCATCGGTCGTGAAGGTTCACGATACGGTATCGATGAATATCTAGAAATGAAATACACCTTGCTGGGTGGCATTAATTAA
- a CDS encoding CaiB/BaiF CoA transferase family protein — translation MSGALSHIRVLDLSRILAGPWAGQMLADFGAEVIKVERPGSGDDTRGWGPPFIKGSESETSDAAYFHSANRGKQSVAVDMARPEGQAIIRELVKVSDVVLENYKVGGLKRYGLDYDSLKELNPRLVYCSITGFGQDGPDAHRAGYDFMIQGMGGLMSVTGEPDGMPMKVGVALVDVMTGLYAANAVQAALLHREETGVGQYIDLALLDVQVATLANQAMNFLAAGKPPGRLGNAHPNIVPYQAFPTADGHIILAVGNDQQFQRFCEVAGCPDLAKEIGFSTNQKRVENRSDLIPLLLPLLLTNSTQQWLEKLTEVGVPCGPINTIEQVFDEPQIKHRQMQVSLAHRDVGDVPSVANPVKFSETPIAYHQAPPVLGEHSVHILESILDMTSEEIESLCNQGVIQRG, via the coding sequence ATGAGCGGGGCTCTGTCTCACATCCGTGTTCTGGATTTAAGTCGTATTTTGGCTGGCCCTTGGGCCGGTCAAATGCTGGCGGACTTCGGAGCTGAAGTGATTAAAGTTGAACGTCCTGGCAGTGGTGATGATACCCGCGGCTGGGGCCCTCCTTTTATCAAAGGGAGTGAGTCTGAAACGTCTGATGCGGCTTACTTTCACTCAGCTAATCGTGGCAAACAGTCAGTTGCAGTTGATATGGCTCGTCCAGAAGGCCAGGCAATTATCCGCGAGCTGGTTAAGGTTTCGGATGTCGTACTTGAGAACTATAAAGTGGGCGGCTTGAAGCGTTATGGGCTTGATTACGATTCATTAAAAGAGCTAAACCCTCGCTTGGTTTATTGTTCAATTACTGGGTTTGGTCAGGATGGTCCTGATGCTCATCGCGCTGGATACGACTTTATGATTCAGGGTATGGGCGGCTTGATGAGTGTGACAGGCGAGCCCGATGGCATGCCAATGAAAGTCGGTGTGGCTTTAGTCGATGTGATGACAGGCCTGTATGCGGCTAATGCGGTGCAAGCCGCACTGCTGCACCGTGAAGAAACCGGCGTCGGTCAATATATTGATCTGGCATTGCTGGATGTGCAAGTAGCAACGTTGGCCAACCAAGCAATGAATTTCCTTGCTGCAGGAAAACCTCCTGGACGGCTGGGAAATGCGCACCCTAATATTGTGCCTTATCAGGCATTTCCGACAGCCGATGGTCATATTATTTTGGCGGTTGGCAATGATCAGCAATTTCAGCGCTTTTGTGAAGTTGCTGGGTGCCCTGATTTGGCAAAAGAAATTGGTTTTAGTACGAACCAAAAGCGCGTAGAAAATCGAAGTGATTTGATTCCGCTATTACTTCCTCTGCTGTTAACAAATAGTACGCAGCAGTGGCTAGAGAAATTGACAGAAGTGGGCGTTCCATGTGGCCCTATTAATACTATCGAACAAGTATTTGATGAGCCGCAAATTAAACATCGCCAGATGCAGGTGTCTCTTGCTCATCGTGATGTGGGTGACGTTCCTTCTGTTGCAAATCCTGTGAAATTTTCTGAGACACCGATCGCGTATCATCAGGCGCCTCCTGTGCTCGGTGAGCACAGTGTTCATATTCTAGAATCCATTCTAGATATGACGTCTGAAGAAATAGAAAGTCTATGTAATCAAGGTGTTATTCAAAGAGGTTGA
- a CDS encoding acyl-CoA dehydrogenase: protein MSKSAFVWEDPFLLDQQISDEERMIRDAARDYMQGQLMPRVLMANRNETFDVEIMKELGELGLLGSTLPEEYGCAGASHVSYGLVAREVERVDSGYRSAMSVQSSLVMHPIYAYGSEEQRQKYLPKLASGEWIGCFGLTEPDAGSDPAGMRTRATKVDGGYIVKGSKMWITNSPVAHVFVVWAKLDGVIRGFVLEKGMKGLSAPKIEGKFSLRASITGEIVMEDVFVPDENILPNVSGLSGPFGCLNKARFGIAWGALGAAEFCWQAARQYTLDRKQFGRPLAQTQLVQKKLADMQTEISLGLQGCLRMAQMMDAGNCPVELISLMKRNNCGKALDIARVSRDMHGGNGIADEFHVIRHVMNLEAVNTYEGTHDIHALILGRAQTGLQAFF from the coding sequence ATGAGTAAATCAGCTTTTGTTTGGGAAGATCCTTTCCTGTTAGACCAGCAGATTAGTGATGAAGAACGAATGATTCGTGATGCGGCGCGTGATTATATGCAAGGGCAGCTAATGCCACGCGTATTAATGGCGAACCGTAATGAAACATTCGATGTTGAAATTATGAAAGAGCTGGGCGAGCTGGGTTTGCTGGGTAGCACCCTACCAGAAGAATATGGCTGTGCCGGTGCTAGCCATGTGAGTTATGGTCTTGTCGCTCGTGAAGTTGAAAGAGTTGATAGTGGTTACCGTTCAGCGATGAGCGTACAGTCTTCGCTTGTAATGCATCCTATCTATGCATATGGCAGTGAAGAGCAGCGTCAAAAGTATCTTCCAAAACTTGCCAGTGGTGAATGGATTGGTTGCTTTGGTCTAACAGAGCCTGATGCAGGTTCTGACCCTGCTGGAATGCGCACTCGTGCTACGAAGGTTGACGGTGGCTACATCGTTAAAGGTAGCAAGATGTGGATTACTAATTCACCTGTTGCACACGTTTTTGTTGTATGGGCAAAACTAGACGGTGTTATTCGTGGTTTCGTACTAGAAAAAGGTATGAAGGGTCTATCTGCACCTAAAATCGAAGGTAAGTTCTCATTACGCGCCTCTATCACGGGTGAGATAGTCATGGAAGATGTCTTCGTTCCTGATGAAAATATTTTACCTAACGTTTCTGGCTTATCTGGGCCATTCGGTTGCTTGAATAAAGCGCGCTTTGGTATCGCTTGGGGGGCTTTAGGTGCTGCTGAGTTCTGTTGGCAGGCTGCACGTCAGTACACTTTAGATCGTAAGCAGTTTGGCCGCCCACTAGCACAAACTCAGTTAGTACAGAAAAAACTAGCAGACATGCAAACAGAGATTTCACTTGGTTTGCAGGGTTGTCTTCGTATGGCGCAAATGATGGATGCTGGCAACTGCCCAGTAGAACTAATTTCCCTGATGAAGCGTAATAACTGTGGTAAGGCGCTGGATATTGCTCGTGTATCACGTGATATGCATGGCGGAAACGGTATTGCTGATGAGTTCCACGTGATTCGTCATGTGATGAACCTAGAAGCGGTTAATACGTATGAAGGTACGCATGATATTCATGCGTTGATTCTCGGTCGTGCTCAGACTGGTTTACAGGCCTTTTTCTGA
- a CDS encoding aspartate/glutamate racemase family protein produces the protein MRTIGLLGGMSWESTVTYYQLINKGIKKELGGLHSAEIILSSVDFQLIEACQAQGDWQGAASILSKAALSVQAGGADFLLICTNTMHKVACAIEAEIDIPLLHIADATAQALVCEGVSRVALLGTQFTMEQDFYKGRLTDVYGLDIVIPSNADRAIIHNVIYKELCMGKVLESSKNEYLRIIDQMAIQGAEAVILGCTEIGLLIKQDDTAMPLFDTTKVHAQAAVAYALRMT, from the coding sequence ATGCGCACAATTGGATTGTTAGGTGGGATGAGTTGGGAGAGTACCGTTACCTACTATCAGCTTATCAATAAAGGAATTAAAAAAGAGTTAGGAGGGCTGCACTCTGCAGAGATTATTTTAAGTAGTGTTGATTTCCAGTTGATAGAAGCATGTCAGGCTCAAGGGGACTGGCAAGGTGCGGCAAGTATTTTAAGTAAGGCTGCTTTGAGTGTTCAAGCCGGTGGTGCTGATTTTCTGCTGATCTGTACAAACACTATGCACAAGGTGGCCTGTGCTATTGAAGCAGAAATTGATATCCCTTTGTTGCATATAGCAGATGCAACAGCGCAGGCATTGGTTTGTGAAGGTGTTTCGCGTGTCGCGTTGTTGGGAACTCAGTTTACGATGGAGCAAGATTTTTATAAAGGCCGCTTAACTGACGTTTATGGTTTGGATATTGTTATTCCCAGCAATGCTGATCGAGCTATTATTCATAATGTTATTTACAAAGAGCTCTGTATGGGCAAGGTATTAGAAAGTTCTAAAAATGAGTATTTGAGAATTATTGATCAAATGGCCATTCAAGGAGCGGAGGCGGTTATTCTTGGGTGTACAGAAATTGGTTTGTTGATCAAACAAGACGATACAGCTATGCCGTTATTTGATACAACAAAGGTACATGCGCAAGCCGCCGTTGCTTACGCTTTGAGGATGACTTGA
- the gcvA gene encoding transcriptional regulator GcvA, translating to MLIRRLPPLNSVRIFEAAARNESFVAAAEELSVTASAVSHQIKTLEQFLGLELFRRNKRKVELTPMGEQYLVSIKYALDEIEVATKRLTASPETDIVTISVAPNFLTRWLMPRMQRFQERFPDVELQISASTGLIDFNKSNTDMAIYFGHGDWHDIEVHFLRKVLLVPVCSPALIKSEKPLTKPEDLRKHTLIQVSKRLYEWQEWLQLAGVEYLGFGRGLQLSSSQLATAAAQEGLGVALADSTLTSREIKDGKLIMPFDIMLNTHKSFYLVHKKNRSLTYGMRAFKDWVIEEMHKSSV from the coding sequence TTGCTTATCAGACGCTTACCACCACTCAATTCAGTGAGGATTTTTGAAGCAGCAGCCCGTAATGAAAGCTTTGTAGCAGCGGCTGAGGAGCTTTCTGTGACTGCATCGGCTGTGAGCCATCAGATTAAAACACTTGAGCAGTTCTTGGGCCTTGAATTATTTCGAAGAAATAAAAGAAAAGTTGAATTGACACCTATGGGTGAGCAGTATTTGGTGTCTATTAAGTATGCTTTGGATGAAATAGAAGTGGCAACCAAGCGTCTAACAGCTAGCCCAGAAACCGATATAGTAACAATCAGTGTGGCTCCGAACTTTTTGACGCGGTGGTTGATGCCAAGGATGCAGCGCTTTCAGGAAAGGTTTCCTGATGTTGAGTTGCAAATTAGTGCTTCAACAGGACTCATCGATTTCAATAAATCGAATACCGATATGGCGATCTATTTTGGGCATGGTGACTGGCATGATATTGAGGTGCATTTTCTTAGAAAAGTGCTGTTAGTACCTGTATGTAGTCCCGCGTTGATTAAAAGCGAAAAGCCGCTAACTAAACCTGAAGATTTACGAAAGCATACTCTTATCCAGGTCAGTAAGCGCTTGTATGAGTGGCAGGAGTGGCTGCAGTTAGCAGGCGTGGAGTACTTGGGGTTTGGTAGGGGGTTACAGTTATCGAGCAGTCAACTGGCCACTGCGGCGGCTCAAGAGGGGCTTGGTGTGGCGTTAGCTGACAGTACGTTGACATCAAGAGAGATAAAGGACGGAAAGTTAATAATGCCATTTGATATTATGTTGAATACGCATAAATCCTTCTACCTTGTGCATAAAAAAAACCGCTCTTTAACCTACGGAATGCGCGCATTTAAGGATTGGGTCATTGAAGAGATGCATAAGAGTAGTGTTTGA
- a CDS encoding RSP_7527 family protein gives MNNDTELRTDKDGNVDTAYYIDQAHQLRSEYLGELYTSVALKLKALFRLELPKITANRPAHH, from the coding sequence ATGAACAATGATACAGAACTACGTACAGACAAAGACGGCAACGTTGATACTGCTTACTATATAGATCAGGCACATCAACTACGCAGTGAATACTTAGGCGAACTCTACACTTCTGTTGCTCTAAAATTAAAAGCACTATTTCGCTTAGAGCTTCCAAAAATAACTGCCAACCGCCCTGCCCACCACTAA
- a CDS encoding beta-ketoacyl-ACP synthase III, translating into MKNPIISGIGLWTPKNSITNEELATAYNAWAEAFNSKHSDEIEAGSISKKPLSTAEFIEKASGIKSRFAYCKDGILDTSRMRPRLPARADSELSVQAEIALAAARKALIAANKSAEQIDVVIVACSYTQRAYPAIAIEVQHALGIQGFGFDMQVACSSATFGLHRAYEMIKAGTATGVLIINPELTSPQVNYCDRDSHFIFGDVAVATVIEDSATCQSEHSYEILSTKAATLFSNNIRSNFGYTARVSDTDPFALDALFHQNGRKVFKEVCPMATEHILQHIDQHHLAVKNVQRWWLHQANINMNHLIIRKLLGRNANKNEAPIVLDKYANTASAGSLIAFHQHHKDLSSGDHGLICSFGAGYSIGSLVIKKR; encoded by the coding sequence ATGAAAAACCCTATCATTAGCGGTATTGGTCTCTGGACTCCCAAGAACAGCATAACAAATGAAGAGCTAGCAACAGCTTACAACGCTTGGGCTGAAGCATTTAACTCAAAACACTCCGATGAAATTGAAGCAGGTAGCATTAGCAAAAAACCGTTATCTACTGCCGAGTTTATAGAAAAAGCTTCTGGCATTAAAAGCCGATTCGCTTATTGTAAAGATGGTATTCTTGACACCTCTCGCATGCGCCCACGCCTCCCTGCTAGAGCCGACAGCGAGTTATCAGTACAAGCTGAGATAGCACTAGCCGCCGCACGAAAAGCCCTCATAGCAGCAAACAAATCAGCCGAGCAAATTGATGTTGTTATTGTCGCTTGCTCCTATACACAACGCGCTTACCCAGCCATCGCTATTGAAGTTCAACACGCACTTGGCATACAAGGCTTTGGCTTTGACATGCAAGTAGCCTGCTCTTCTGCCACATTTGGTTTACATAGAGCTTACGAAATGATCAAAGCAGGCACTGCAACAGGGGTGTTAATCATCAATCCAGAATTAACATCCCCACAAGTTAATTACTGTGATCGTGATAGCCATTTTATTTTTGGGGATGTCGCGGTAGCCACCGTTATTGAAGACTCTGCTACATGCCAATCTGAGCACAGCTACGAAATACTAAGCACCAAAGCAGCAACTCTATTCTCCAACAACATACGATCAAACTTTGGCTACACCGCCAGAGTCAGCGACACCGACCCTTTTGCATTAGATGCTCTATTCCACCAAAACGGACGCAAAGTATTTAAGGAGGTCTGCCCTATGGCCACTGAGCATATTTTACAACACATAGATCAGCACCATCTTGCAGTTAAAAATGTACAACGCTGGTGGCTACACCAAGCCAACATTAATATGAATCACTTAATTATTCGAAAACTGCTCGGCAGAAACGCCAACAAAAATGAGGCGCCTATTGTGCTTGATAAATATGCCAACACAGCATCAGCTGGGTCGCTTATTGCATTCCATCAACACCATAAAGACCTTAGCAGCGGTGATCACGGCCTAATTTGCTCTTTCGGTGCCGGTTACTCGATAGGCAGCCTTGTTATTAAAAAGAGATAA
- a CDS encoding SurA N-terminal domain-containing protein, whose protein sequence is MLQSIRDNSQSIVAKVIVGLIVVTFALFGVESLVSLTSESDAPATVNGEEITSQELYQATELQRRQLLSQMGENADPALLDDGLISSMVLDSLIEQKSLLLAAEDKNLMVSDRMIDQMIVNTADFQVDGQFNRNQFEAALRNAGFTPLMYRDLLRKERVIEQERNAYQLSAFAVPQELERIVALDRQTRDIRYFVLPLAGVMAQVNVSEDDIKSEYEAERSSLMTQEQVAVEYILLNKNDLRDDVDVSDDELKAQYDQYLASFQAEEERDVAHILIEVTAEQDDAEALAKVAALQARIKAGESFESLAKSESDDVGSASSGGSLGVNGKGVFSEPFERSMYELSVNDVSEPVRTEFGYHLIKVNGISKEEVSSFAELKYDLAEEILDQKVEAIYVERLEQMADITFSAGDLVEPSEVLGLTIVSSEPFDKVGGTTDVTRNAKVISAVFSNELIQEKVNSPLIELDKERTVVARVKTYFEPREQAFEEVSSQLKQQLVQQKASDLLESKAKGAVAQLNAGEPLSTVAAGVNTETKAAVSRSTSDIPLEVRNLAFSLAKPIEGKAVASRTVLNDGGVAVVLLTSVNTPEVALSEEEVKSMAGFLGTRFGQQEYQALVSQLKSSAEIEKR, encoded by the coding sequence ATGCTGCAATCCATCAGAGATAATTCGCAGAGTATTGTTGCCAAAGTCATCGTTGGCTTAATTGTTGTTACCTTTGCGTTGTTTGGAGTGGAGTCATTAGTAAGTTTGACCTCTGAGTCAGATGCGCCAGCGACAGTGAATGGTGAAGAGATAACTAGCCAAGAGCTGTATCAGGCAACAGAATTGCAAAGACGTCAGTTGTTATCCCAAATGGGTGAAAATGCAGATCCGGCATTACTTGATGATGGTTTAATCAGTAGTATGGTGTTGGATAGTCTAATTGAGCAAAAATCTCTGCTTTTAGCCGCAGAGGATAAGAATTTGATGGTATCTGATCGTATGATTGATCAGATGATTGTTAATACAGCTGATTTTCAGGTAGATGGTCAATTTAATCGTAATCAGTTTGAAGCGGCACTAAGAAATGCTGGTTTTACCCCGCTAATGTATAGGGACCTGCTACGTAAAGAGCGTGTTATTGAGCAAGAGCGAAATGCTTACCAGTTATCAGCATTTGCTGTTCCGCAAGAGCTTGAGCGTATCGTTGCTTTAGATCGTCAAACGCGTGACATTCGCTATTTTGTGTTGCCATTAGCGGGTGTAATGGCTCAGGTTAATGTTTCTGAAGATGATATTAAGTCTGAATATGAAGCAGAGCGCTCATCGTTAATGACGCAAGAGCAAGTGGCTGTTGAATATATTCTGCTAAATAAAAATGACCTGCGAGATGATGTCGATGTTTCTGATGATGAGCTAAAAGCGCAGTATGATCAGTATTTAGCATCTTTTCAGGCAGAAGAAGAGCGTGATGTTGCGCATATCTTAATTGAAGTGACTGCTGAGCAAGATGATGCGGAGGCACTGGCTAAAGTGGCGGCACTACAAGCGCGCATAAAAGCTGGAGAGTCATTTGAGTCTTTAGCTAAAAGTGAGTCCGATGATGTTGGCTCTGCATCTTCTGGTGGTAGTTTAGGCGTAAATGGCAAGGGGGTATTCTCTGAGCCTTTCGAGCGTTCAATGTACGAATTATCAGTTAATGACGTATCAGAACCTGTTCGAACAGAGTTTGGTTACCATCTGATCAAAGTAAACGGTATTTCTAAAGAAGAAGTATCAAGTTTTGCTGAGCTAAAATATGACCTTGCTGAGGAAATTTTGGATCAGAAAGTTGAAGCTATTTATGTTGAGCGTTTAGAACAGATGGCTGATATTACTTTTTCAGCAGGTGATTTGGTTGAACCTTCTGAGGTGCTTGGTCTAACGATAGTATCCAGTGAGCCTTTTGACAAGGTTGGAGGTACTACTGACGTTACTCGAAATGCTAAAGTGATTTCAGCGGTATTTAGTAACGAGTTAATTCAAGAGAAGGTAAACAGCCCTCTTATCGAGTTAGACAAAGAGCGCACGGTTGTTGCGCGAGTGAAAACGTATTTCGAGCCAAGAGAGCAAGCGTTTGAGGAGGTTTCTTCTCAGTTGAAGCAGCAATTAGTTCAGCAAAAAGCTAGCGATTTGCTTGAGTCTAAAGCAAAAGGTGCTGTTGCGCAGCTTAATGCTGGCGAGCCTCTGAGCACGGTTGCTGCGGGCGTTAATACTGAAACTAAAGCGGCCGTGTCGCGTTCGACTTCGGATATTCCGTTAGAGGTACGTAACCTTGCTTTTTCTTTGGCGAAACCTATTGAAGGTAAAGCTGTTGCTTCTAGGACTGTTTTAAATGATGGTGGTGTAGCAGTGGTGCTATTAACCAGCGTTAACACACCTGAGGTGGCCTTGTCGGAAGAAGAAGTTAAATCGATGGCTGGTTTCTTAGGGACACGCTTTGGACAACAAGAGTATCAGGCGCTGGTTAGTCAGTTAAAGAGCTCTGCTGAGATTGAAAAAAGATAG